A genomic stretch from Telopea speciosissima isolate NSW1024214 ecotype Mountain lineage chromosome 7, Tspe_v1, whole genome shotgun sequence includes:
- the LOC122667882 gene encoding UBP1-associated proteins 1C: protein MVWFQCEDCGENLKKPKLTNHFRICSATKLSCIDCGETFGQQSVQGHNQCITEAEKYGPKGQVKASSITPAKPTSDSKPKPDFDVNVGLSSRPPWFCSLCNASATSKQTLLLHAEGKKHRGKARAFHNSKQRPKQMEESDPSLKESTCDPQKEELLARKDVEQQKVQDPPKDGVVLNFSDESLSSKRKRKFDESESGSARGKHGTDTPGDLNNGEVIQAKISGEEPECQLKKRKASVLPKEDKVDVSGSTEEAKKKIKWKKLITSALKSNSDGKLKMKKLQKLVFKALRESGATEDEAELKGMLVHKINSSSRFMLQDKLVHLVAKS from the exons atggtttggtttcagtgTGAGGACTGCGGCGAGAACTTGAAGAAGCCGAAGTTGACGAATCATTTCAGGATCTGCTCTGCTACCAAG TTATCCTGCATAGATTGCGGAGAGACATTTGGGCAACAGAGTGTTCAAGGTCACAATCAGTGCATTACAGAAGCG gagAAATATGGTCCGAAAGGGCAAGTAAAAGCTTCATCTATTACACCAGCTAAGCCAACCAGTGACTCAAAGCCAAAACCTGATTTTGACGTAAATGTGGGGTTATCTTCTCGTCCCCCCTGGTTTTGTAG CCTGTGTAATGCCAGTGCTACAAGTAAGCAAACCTTGCTTCTGCATGCAGAAGGAAAGAAACACAGGGGAAAAGCCCGCGCTTTCCACAATAGTAAGCAACGACCAAAACAGATGGAAGAATCTGATCCTAGTCTCAAGGAATCGACCTGTGACCCCCAGAAGGAAGAATTACTTGCCAGGAAAGATGTCGAGCAACAAAAAGTTCAAGATCCACCAAAAGATGgtgttgtgcttaacttctcaGATGAAAGTCTGTCAtcgaagagaaaaagaaaatttgatgaatctgaGAGTGGGAGTGCTAGAGGAAAGCATGGCACTGATACTCCAGGAGATTTGAACaatggagaagtcattcaagcAAAAATATCTGGAGAAGAACCAGAGTGCCAattgaagaaaaggaaagctTCGGTTTTGCCCAAGGAAGATAAGGTTGATGTCAGTGGCAGTACTGAAGAAGCTAAAAAGAAGATAAAGTGGAAGAAGCTGATTACTTCAGCATTGAAATCC AATTCTGATGGAAAACTGAAGATGAAAAAGCTGCAAAAACTAGTATTCAAAGCCCTCAGGGAATCTGGTGCCACTGAAGATGAAGCTGAACTAAAAGGAATGCTTGTGCATAAG ATCAATTCAAGTTCTAGATTCATGCTCCAGGACAAACTAGTTCATTTGGTAGCCAAAAGCTGA
- the LOC122667885 gene encoding 60S ribosomal protein L18a-like protein isoform X3: MSTEVLDDAKGKYSLLRDTEDGQFGMYDKPLPCFGCGIGWFSFLLGFVFPLLWYYATILYFGNYYRKDPRERAGLAASAIAALICSIAVLITVPILIF, translated from the exons ATGTCAACTGAAGTTTTGGACGATGCAAAAGGGAAGTATTCCCTGCTTAGGGATACCGAAGATGGCCAATTCGGGATGTACGACAAACCTCTCCCTTGCTTTGGTTGTGGGATAGGATGGTTTTC GTTTTTACTTGGATTTGTGTTCCCATTGCTGTGGTACTATGCCACAATTCTCTATTTTGGGAACTATTATCGCAAAGATCCAAGAGAGCGAGCAGGACTTGCTGCCTCTGCGATTGCG GCCTTGATATGTTCAATAGCGGTGTTGATCACAGTACCTATTCTTATATTCTGA
- the LOC122667885 gene encoding uncharacterized protein LOC122667885 isoform X1 has protein sequence MEKSATDQEVKGFRNGHELVKSVSDKQLELLRPSARHVSVIKAMSTEVLDDAKGKYSLLRDTEDGQFGMYDKPLPCFGCGIGWFSFLLGFVFPLLWYYATILYFGNYYRKDPRERAGLAASAIAALICSIAVLITVPILIF, from the exons ATggaaaaaa GTGCTACTGATCAGGAGGTGAAGGGTTTCAGAAATGGCCATGAGTTGGTGAAATCAGTTTCAGATAAGCAACTTGAACTTTTGAGGCCATCAGCTCGACATGTTTCAGTGATTAAAG CGATGTCAACTGAAGTTTTGGACGATGCAAAAGGGAAGTATTCCCTGCTTAGGGATACCGAAGATGGCCAATTCGGGATGTACGACAAACCTCTCCCTTGCTTTGGTTGTGGGATAGGATGGTTTTC GTTTTTACTTGGATTTGTGTTCCCATTGCTGTGGTACTATGCCACAATTCTCTATTTTGGGAACTATTATCGCAAAGATCCAAGAGAGCGAGCAGGACTTGCTGCCTCTGCGATTGCG GCCTTGATATGTTCAATAGCGGTGTTGATCACAGTACCTATTCTTATATTCTGA
- the LOC122667885 gene encoding 60S ribosomal protein L18a-like protein isoform X2 has translation MEKTMSTEVLDDAKGKYSLLRDTEDGQFGMYDKPLPCFGCGIGWFSFLLGFVFPLLWYYATILYFGNYYRKDPRERAGLAASAIAALICSIAVLITVPILIF, from the exons ATggaaaaaa CGATGTCAACTGAAGTTTTGGACGATGCAAAAGGGAAGTATTCCCTGCTTAGGGATACCGAAGATGGCCAATTCGGGATGTACGACAAACCTCTCCCTTGCTTTGGTTGTGGGATAGGATGGTTTTC GTTTTTACTTGGATTTGTGTTCCCATTGCTGTGGTACTATGCCACAATTCTCTATTTTGGGAACTATTATCGCAAAGATCCAAGAGAGCGAGCAGGACTTGCTGCCTCTGCGATTGCG GCCTTGATATGTTCAATAGCGGTGTTGATCACAGTACCTATTCTTATATTCTGA